One Thauera sp. K11 DNA window includes the following coding sequences:
- a CDS encoding efflux RND transporter periplasmic adaptor subunit — translation MKPALQLTLAAAVAILALGAGYLLGSRGAGEGGGAPAPAPAGGERKILYYRNPMGLPDTSPVPKKDSMGMDYIPVYADDRPDDGGTVAVSPARIQTLGVKTEPAGERVVDEALRAVGRVEIDERAVVEVAPRFEGWIERLHVNAIGDPVRRGQPLFTAYSPELQSAGEELRIAERLRKDSAEIDPAAAQSAQRLAEAARARLRNLEVAGQTGERQTFASPAGGVVLEKNAVQGARFMPGETIYRIADLSSVWVIADVFEQDLARVRVGQAAAVTLPAYPGRSFTARVGYIYPTLDAATRSTRLRLELPNREGLLRPGMFAHVELATGAGTPRLAVPASAVIDDGIRQVVLLALDEGRFRPQPVKLGARGRDYVEVREGLRAGERVVVSANFLLDSESQLKAALSGFADGDAGGGVAAAAYRAEGVIEAVDLAANSVTLAHGPIPALNWPEMSMDFGLARPDLAAGLAPGTAVRFEFEQRAPGEFVVTRIDEATPPAAGTAHEGH, via the coding sequence ATGAAGCCCGCCCTGCAACTGACGCTGGCCGCCGCAGTGGCCATCCTCGCGCTGGGCGCGGGTTACCTGCTCGGCAGCCGCGGCGCGGGCGAAGGCGGCGGCGCCCCGGCGCCCGCGCCGGCCGGCGGCGAGCGCAAGATCCTGTACTACCGCAACCCGATGGGCCTGCCCGACACCTCGCCGGTGCCGAAGAAGGATTCGATGGGCATGGACTACATCCCGGTGTATGCCGACGACCGACCGGACGACGGCGGCACGGTGGCCGTCAGCCCGGCGCGCATCCAGACGCTGGGCGTCAAGACGGAGCCGGCCGGGGAGCGCGTGGTGGACGAAGCGCTGCGCGCGGTCGGCCGGGTGGAGATCGACGAGCGCGCGGTGGTCGAGGTGGCGCCACGCTTCGAGGGCTGGATCGAGCGCCTGCACGTGAATGCGATCGGCGATCCGGTGCGCCGCGGCCAGCCGCTGTTCACCGCCTACAGCCCGGAGCTGCAGTCGGCGGGCGAGGAACTGCGCATCGCCGAACGCCTGCGGAAAGACAGCGCCGAAATCGACCCCGCCGCCGCACAATCCGCGCAGCGCCTGGCCGAGGCTGCGCGTGCCCGGCTGCGCAACCTGGAGGTCGCCGGCCAGACGGGCGAGCGCCAGACCTTTGCCTCGCCGGCCGGCGGCGTGGTGCTGGAAAAGAACGCGGTGCAGGGCGCGCGCTTCATGCCCGGCGAGACGATCTACCGCATCGCCGACCTGTCCTCGGTGTGGGTCATCGCCGACGTGTTCGAGCAGGATCTGGCGCGGGTGCGGGTCGGCCAGGCCGCGGCGGTGACGCTGCCGGCCTACCCCGGCCGCAGCTTCACCGCGCGCGTGGGCTACATCTACCCGACGCTGGACGCCGCCACCCGCAGCACCCGGCTGCGGCTGGAACTGCCGAACCGCGAGGGGCTGCTGCGCCCGGGCATGTTCGCGCACGTCGAACTCGCCACCGGCGCCGGCACGCCGCGCCTCGCCGTGCCAGCCTCGGCCGTCATCGACGACGGCATCCGCCAGGTCGTGCTGCTGGCGCTGGACGAGGGCCGCTTCCGGCCGCAGCCGGTGAAACTGGGCGCGCGCGGGCGGGACTACGTCGAGGTGCGCGAGGGCCTGCGCGCGGGCGAGCGCGTGGTGGTGTCGGCGAACTTCCTGCTGGATTCGGAAAGCCAGCTCAAGGCGGCGCTGTCCGGTTTCGCCGACGGCGATGCGGGCGGCGGTGTGGCCGCGGCGGCGTATCGCGCCGAAGGCGTGATCGAGGCGGTGGACCTGGCGGCGAACAGCGTGACGCTGGCCCACGGCCCCATCCCGGCCCTGAACTGGCCGGAGATGAGCATGGACTTCGGCCTCGCGCGGCCGGATCTCGCCGCCGGACTCGCGCCGGGCACGGCGGTCCGCTTCGAGTTCGAGCAGCGCGCGCCGGGCGAATTCGTCGTCACCCGCATCGACGAGGCTACGCCGCCGGCCGCCGGCACGGCGCACGAGGGGCATTGA
- a CDS encoding TolC family protein: MVITTALVRRRLGPALIVALSVFAAGPAPADPGAPGAGVAGLIEHARRNSPMYALERAEADAARGRADAAGALPDPTFQLELMDFTNAMRGGSASLLPGQVGETRYRITQPLPGWGKRELASQAAGALAARADANRDVAWLNLEADIKAAWLRHYAADREAGLARNALVLMQGLEETALARYRAGLLPQAAVLRAQREITVQRVALVAVEQRRQGAMAALNALLARAADAPLAAPGELSPLPPVPEFAALAERARGFSPALAAETHGMEAARLERERTWRERYPDFAVGLTNNRPRGGEQSWDVMFEVMIPLQQPARRAREREALSMEAAADARRAAAEAKLMGELGRAHAAFASGRDTVRLLRGTLLPQAEATRDATRAAFANGRVDFDSALEAERQITDTRMALLQAEVDTRMALADIEKLAGDIR, from the coding sequence ATGGTTATCACAACTGCCTTGGTGCGGCGGCGCCTCGGGCCGGCGCTGATCGTGGCGCTGTCGGTCTTCGCCGCCGGCCCGGCGCCGGCCGATCCGGGCGCGCCCGGTGCGGGCGTCGCCGGGCTGATCGAGCATGCCCGCCGGAACAGCCCGATGTACGCGCTGGAACGGGCCGAGGCGGACGCCGCACGCGGACGGGCGGACGCCGCGGGCGCCCTGCCCGACCCGACCTTCCAACTGGAGCTGATGGATTTCACCAATGCCATGCGCGGCGGATCGGCTTCGCTGCTGCCGGGCCAGGTGGGCGAGACGCGCTATCGCATCACGCAGCCGCTGCCCGGCTGGGGCAAGCGCGAGCTGGCATCGCAGGCCGCCGGCGCGCTGGCGGCACGCGCGGATGCGAACCGCGATGTAGCCTGGCTGAACCTGGAGGCCGACATCAAAGCGGCCTGGCTGCGGCACTACGCGGCCGACCGCGAGGCGGGACTGGCGCGCAACGCGCTGGTGCTGATGCAGGGTCTGGAGGAAACGGCGCTGGCGCGCTACCGCGCCGGCCTGCTGCCGCAGGCGGCGGTGCTGCGCGCGCAGCGCGAGATCACCGTGCAGCGGGTGGCGCTGGTGGCGGTGGAGCAGCGCCGGCAAGGGGCCATGGCGGCACTCAACGCCCTGCTGGCGCGCGCGGCCGATGCGCCGCTGGCGGCGCCGGGCGAACTTTCCCCGCTGCCGCCGGTGCCGGAGTTCGCGGCGCTGGCCGAGCGGGCGCGCGGCTTCAGCCCGGCGTTGGCCGCGGAAACGCACGGCATGGAGGCGGCACGGCTGGAACGCGAGCGGACTTGGCGCGAACGCTACCCCGACTTCGCCGTGGGCCTGACCAACAACCGGCCGCGCGGCGGCGAGCAGTCGTGGGATGTGATGTTCGAGGTCATGATCCCCTTGCAGCAGCCGGCCCGCCGTGCGCGCGAACGCGAGGCCCTGAGCATGGAAGCGGCGGCGGATGCCCGCCGCGCCGCCGCCGAGGCGAAGCTGATGGGCGAACTCGGCCGCGCGCATGCCGCCTTCGCCAGCGGACGCGACACCGTGCGCCTGCTGCGGGGCACCCTGCTGCCGCAGGCTGAGGCGACGCGCGACGCCACGCGCGCGGCCTTCGCCAACGGCCGGGTCGATTTCGACTCGGCGCTGGAGGCCGAGCGGCAGATCACCGACACCCGCATGGCGCTGCTGCAGGCCGAGGTCGATACCCGCATGGCGCTCGCCGACATCGAGAAACTGGCCGGAGACATCCGATGA
- a CDS encoding beta strand repeat-containing protein, translating to MRPIDRGTNTYFSSARAWRLPVDPLALDLDGDGIETRGADGTVLFDHDGDGIRTGTGWVKADDALLVLDRNGNGAIDGGAELFGVDTVLANGKKATDGFAALRDLDSNGDGTFDAADAQFGNVRLWRDLDQDGVSDAGELMSLGDAGIASISLQVSRTTKTLAGGNAQTATASFTRTDGSTASVGTAANLDLASNPFYREFTNPIQITEQAAALPDMGGSGRVRDLREAASQSSRLADLLDQFSRASTRDAQLALLDELLDAWADTSGMAEDLDSRYPGSFAFLYMGFGNVTRDKNLTSQTSYLGGYVPDAGNGMLTAEYRSLVAEWSNKIHILEAFNGEYFFDLPTQNGELRPGAVGLSNGQSGGAVILLGWPERILNVSYTQGQLDLLQQSYDALKQSVYEGLLSQTRLKPYLDAVQLTIDDSGLKFDFAAMETLLDQAYATDPRSAMFDVLELRKHQGDALLAMGWDGAERIVGWTDALSIDEAMRVDFAALGYIIGSGNVTGTTGDDLIVGQGSNDTLSGDAGADQLYGGNGNDVLSGGDGDDILSGGAGNDVLDGGKGRNVLDGGAGNDRLLVAATSSNNVLAGGAGNDTITGSYYADTYVFNLGDGVDTITDYTPYTGYTDVLQFGEGIAASDIRTLRSGLDLVFTHRNGTDRVVVKNWFDYTDSSASAVTDYLIETVRFADGTAWTWSQIAASGLEQIGTDGSDTLTGWSGNDILSGGAGNDVLDGGKGRNVLDGGAGNDRLLVAATSSNNVLAGGAGNDTITGSYYADTYVFNLGDGVDTITDYTPYTGYTDVLQFGEGIAASDIRTLRSGLDLVFAHRNGTDRVVVKNWFDYTDSSASAVTGYLIETVRFADGTAWTWSQIAASGLEQIGTDGSDTLTGWSGNDILSGGAGNDVLDGGKGRNVLDGGAGNDRLLVAATSSNNVLAGGTGNDTITGSYYADTYVFNLGDGVDTITDYTSYTGYTDVLQFGEGIAASDIRTLRSGLDLVFAHRNGTDRVVVKNWFDYTDSSASAVTDYLIETVRFADGTAWTWSQIAASGLEQVGTDGSDTLTGWSGNDILSGGAGNDVLDGGKGRNVLDGGAGNDRLLVAATSSNNVLAGGAGNDTITGSYYADTYVFNLGDGVDTITDYTPYTGYTDVLQFGEGIAASDIRTLRSGLDLVFAHRNGTDRVVVKNWFDYTDSSASAVTGYLIETVRFADGTAWTWSQIAASGLEQIGTDGSDTLTGWSGNDILSGGAGNDVLDGGKGRNVLDGGAGNDRLLVAATSSNNVLAGGAGNDTITGSYYADTYVFNLGDGVDTITDYTPYTGYTDVLQFGEGIAASDIRTLRSGLDLVFAHRNGTDRVVVKNWFDYTDSSASAVTDYLIETVRFADGTAWTWSQIAASGLEQIGTDGSDTLTGWSGNDILSGGAGNDVLDGGKGRNVLDGGAGNDRLLVAATSSNNVLVGGAGNDTITGSYYADTYVFNLGDGVDTITDYTPYSGYTDVLQFGEGIAASDIRTLRSGLDLVFTHRNGTDRVVVKNWFDYTDSSASAVTDYLIETVRFADGTAWTWSQIAASGLEQIGTDGSDTLTGWSGNDILSGGAGNDVLDGGKGRNVLDGGAGNDRLLVAATSSNNVLAGGAGNDTITGSYYADSYVFNLGDGVDTITDYTPYSGYTDVMQFGEGIDSDDLWFRRVGSNLEVSVIGTGDKITVNDWYSGTAYHIEKFTTADGLTLLDSQVNALVSAMAAFNPPPAGQTTLPPEHQAALSSIIAASWK from the coding sequence ATGCGCCCCATCGACCGTGGCACAAACACCTACTTCTCCAGTGCCCGTGCCTGGCGTCTTCCTGTCGACCCACTCGCCCTGGACCTCGACGGCGACGGCATCGAAACCCGCGGGGCCGATGGCACAGTCCTCTTCGACCACGACGGCGATGGCATCCGCACCGGCACGGGCTGGGTCAAGGCTGATGATGCATTGCTGGTGCTCGACCGCAACGGCAACGGCGCCATCGACGGCGGCGCGGAACTCTTCGGGGTCGATACGGTGCTCGCCAATGGAAAGAAGGCGACGGACGGGTTCGCGGCCCTGCGCGATCTCGACAGCAACGGCGACGGCACTTTCGATGCGGCCGACGCACAATTCGGCAACGTCCGCCTTTGGCGTGATCTGGATCAGGACGGCGTTTCCGACGCGGGCGAACTGATGTCGCTTGGAGACGCCGGCATTGCCAGCATCTCGCTCCAGGTCAGCCGGACGACCAAGACGCTTGCGGGCGGCAACGCGCAGACGGCCACGGCGAGCTTTACCCGCACCGACGGCAGCACGGCCAGCGTCGGTACGGCAGCCAACCTGGACCTGGCCAGCAATCCGTTCTACCGCGAATTCACCAATCCGATCCAGATCACCGAACAGGCGGCAGCCCTGCCGGACATGGGCGGCTCCGGCCGTGTCCGCGATCTGCGCGAAGCGGCAAGCCAATCCAGTCGGCTGGCCGATCTGCTGGATCAATTCAGCCGGGCGTCGACGCGCGACGCGCAATTGGCGCTTCTCGACGAATTGCTCGACGCGTGGGCCGACACTTCCGGCATGGCGGAAGACCTGGATTCGCGGTATCCGGGGAGCTTTGCATTCCTGTACATGGGATTCGGGAACGTCACACGAGATAAGAACCTAACCTCGCAAACCTCCTACCTTGGAGGGTATGTACCAGATGCCGGGAACGGTATGCTGACCGCGGAGTATCGGAGCCTCGTCGCCGAGTGGAGCAACAAGATCCATATTCTCGAGGCGTTCAACGGGGAGTATTTCTTCGATCTGCCGACGCAGAATGGGGAACTCAGGCCGGGCGCCGTGGGATTGTCGAATGGGCAATCCGGTGGTGCCGTCATCCTTCTCGGATGGCCCGAACGGATTCTGAACGTTTCTTATACTCAAGGTCAGTTGGATCTGCTGCAGCAGAGCTATGACGCACTGAAACAGTCGGTGTACGAAGGGCTGCTCTCGCAGACGAGGCTGAAGCCTTATCTGGATGCGGTGCAATTGACGATCGACGACAGCGGGCTGAAATTCGATTTCGCCGCCATGGAGACGTTGCTCGATCAGGCTTATGCAACAGATCCCCGTAGCGCGATGTTCGATGTGCTCGAGTTGCGCAAACATCAGGGAGATGCGCTCTTGGCAATGGGATGGGACGGAGCGGAACGAATCGTCGGGTGGACCGATGCACTGTCGATCGACGAAGCCATGCGCGTGGATTTTGCTGCACTTGGCTACATCATCGGTTCAGGCAATGTAACGGGCACTACCGGCGACGACCTGATCGTGGGACAAGGAAGCAACGACACATTGTCGGGCGACGCCGGAGCTGACCAGTTGTACGGCGGAAATGGCAATGATGTTTTGTCCGGCGGCGATGGAGATGACATCCTGTCGGGCGGCGCCGGCAACGACGTGCTCGATGGCGGCAAGGGCCGCAACGTGCTCGATGGCGGGGCGGGCAATGACCGGCTGCTGGTGGCGGCGACCTCGTCGAACAATGTGCTGGCCGGCGGCGCAGGCAACGACACGATCACGGGCAGCTACTACGCCGACACCTACGTGTTCAACTTGGGCGACGGCGTCGACACGATCACCGATTACACGCCCTACACGGGTTACACGGACGTGCTGCAGTTCGGCGAAGGCATCGCGGCCTCGGACATCCGGACGCTGCGCTCGGGACTGGACTTGGTGTTCACGCATCGCAACGGCACCGACCGGGTGGTGGTCAAGAACTGGTTCGACTACACGGATTCGAGTGCGTCGGCGGTGACGGACTACCTGATCGAGACGGTCCGCTTTGCCGACGGCACCGCGTGGACGTGGTCGCAGATCGCGGCCAGCGGGCTGGAGCAGATCGGCACGGACGGCAGCGACACGCTGACGGGCTGGAGCGGCAACGACATTCTGTCGGGCGGCGCCGGCAACGACGTGCTCGATGGCGGCAAGGGTCGCAACGTGCTCGATGGCGGGGCGGGCAATGACCGGCTGCTGGTGGCGGCGACCTCGTCGAACAATGTGCTGGCCGGCGGCGCGGGCAACGACACGATCACGGGCAGCTACTATGCCGACACCTACGTGTTCAACCTAGGCGACGGCGTCGACACGATCACCGATTACACGCCCTACACGGGTTACACGGACGTGCTGCAGTTCGGCGAAGGCATCGCGGCCTCGGACATCCGGACGCTGCGCTCGGGACTGGACTTGGTGTTCGCGCACCGCAACGGTACCGACCGGGTGGTGGTCAAGAACTGGTTCGACTACACGGATTCGAGTGCGTCGGCGGTGACGGGCTACCTGATCGAGACGGTCCGCTTTGCCGACGGCACCGCGTGGACGTGGTCGCAGATCGCGGCCAGCGGGCTGGAGCAGATCGGCACGGACGGCAGCGACACGCTGACGGGCTGGAGCGGCAACGACATCCTGTCGGGCGGCGCCGGCAACGACGTGCTCGATGGCGGCAAGGGCCGCAACGTGCTCGATGGCGGGGCGGGCAATGACCGCCTGCTGGTGGCGGCGACCTCGTCGAACAATGTGCTGGCCGGCGGCACGGGCAACGACACGATCACGGGCAGCTACTACGCCGACACCTACGTGTTCAACCTGGGCGACGGCGTCGACACGATCACCGACTACACGTCCTACACGGGTTACACGGACGTGCTGCAGTTCGGCGAAGGCATCGCGGCCTCGGACATCCGGACGCTGCGCTCGGGACTGGACTTGGTGTTCGCGCACCGCAACGGTACCGACCGGGTGGTGGTCAAGAACTGGTTCGACTACACGGATTCGAGTGCGTCGGCGGTGACGGACTACCTGATCGAGACGGTCCGCTTTGCCGACGGCACCGCGTGGACGTGGTCGCAGATCGCGGCCAGCGGGCTGGAGCAGGTCGGCACGGACGGCAGCGACACGCTGACGGGCTGGAGCGGCAACGACATCCTGTCGGGCGGCGCCGGCAACGACGTGCTCGATGGCGGCAAGGGCCGCAACGTGCTCGATGGCGGGGCGGGCAATGACCGCCTGCTGGTGGCGGCGACCTCGTCGAACAATGTGCTGGCCGGCGGCGCGGGCAACGACACGATCACGGGCAGCTACTATGCCGACACCTACGTGTTCAACCTAGGCGACGGCGTCGACACGATCACCGATTACACGCCCTACACGGGTTACACGGACGTGCTGCAGTTCGGCGAAGGCATCGCGGCCTCGGACATCCGGACGCTGCGCTCGGGACTGGACTTGGTGTTCGCGCACCGCAACGGTACCGACCGGGTGGTGGTCAAGAACTGGTTCGACTACACGGATTCGAGTGCGTCGGCGGTGACGGGCTACCTGATCGAGACGGTCCGCTTTGCCGACGGCACCGCGTGGACGTGGTCGCAGATCGCGGCCAGCGGGCTGGAGCAGATCGGCACGGACGGCAGCGACACGCTGACGGGCTGGAGCGGCAACGACATTCTGTCGGGCGGCGCCGGCAACGACGTGCTCGATGGCGGCAAGGGCCGCAACGTGCTCGATGGCGGGGCGGGCAATGACCGCCTGCTGGTGGCGGCGACCTCGTCGAACAATGTGCTGGCCGGCGGCGCGGGCAACGACACGATCACGGGTAGTTACTACGCCGACACCTACGTGTTCAACCTCGGCGACGGGGTCGACACGATCACCGATTACACGCCCTACACGGGTTACACGGACGTGCTGCAGTTCGGCGAAGGCATCGCGGCCTCGGACATCCGGACGCTGCGCTCGGGACTGGACTTGGTGTTCGCGCACCGCAACGGCACCGACCGGGTGGTGGTCAAGAACTGGTTCGACTACACGGATTCGAGTGCGTCGGCGGTGACGGACTACCTGATCGAGACGGTCCGCTTTGCCGACGGCACCGCGTGGACGTGGTCGCAGATCGCGGCCAGCGGGCTGGAGCAGATCGGCACGGACGGCAGCGACACGCTGACGGGCTGGAGCGGCAACGACATTCTGTCGGGCGGCGCCGGCAACGACGTGCTCGATGGCGGCAAGGGTCGCAACGTGCTCGATGGCGGGGCGGGCAATGACCGCCTGCTGGTGGCGGCGACCTCGTCGAACAATGTGCTGGTCGGCGGCGCGGGCAACGACACGATCACGGGCAGCTACTACGCCGACACCTACGTGTTCAACCTAGGCGACGGCGTCGACACGATCACCGACTACACGCCCTACTCGGGTTACACGGACGTGCTGCAGTTCGGCGAAGGCATCGCGGCCTCGGACATCCGGACGCTGCGCTCGGGACTGGACTTGGTGTTCACGCATCGCAACGGCACCGACCGGGTGGTGGTCAAGAACTGGTTCGACTACACGGATTCGAGTGCGTCGGCGGTGACGGACTACCTGATCGAGACGGTCCGCTTTGCCGACGGCACCGCGTGGACGTGGTCGCAGATCGCGGCCAGCGGGCTGGAGCAGATCGGCACGGACGGCAGCGACACGCTGACGGGCTGGAGCGGCAACGACATCCTGTCGGGCGGCGCCGGCAACGACGTGCTCGATGGCGGCAAGGGCCGCAACGTGCTCGATGGCGGGGCGGGCAATGACCGCCTGCTGGTGGCGGCGACCTCGTCGAACAATGTGCTGGCCGGCGGCGCGGGCAACGACACGATCACGGGCAGCTACTATGCCGACAGCTACGTGTTCAACCTCGGCGACGGGGTCGATACGATCACCGACTACACGCCCTACTCGGGTTACACGGACGTGATGCAGTTCGGCGAAGGCATCGACTCCGACGACCTGTGGTTCCGCCGCGTCGGCAGCAACCTCGAGGTCAGCGTCATCGGTACCGGAGACAAGATCACGGTCAACGATTGGTATTCGGGCACCGCCTACCATATCGAGAAGTTCACCACCGCCGATGGCCTGACGCTGCTCGACAGTCAGGTCAATGCGTTGGTCTCTGCAATGGCGGCCTTCAACCCACCGCCTGCGGGGCAGACCACGCTTCCTCCGGAACATCAGGCCGCGCTTTCATCCATCATTGCTGCAAGCTGGAAATAG
- a CDS encoding copper-binding protein, whose protein sequence is MKIPLALSAICLSLLSAAPARATSGHDAHHAATPPAAAAAALSEGTVKKVDKAAGKLTIAHGPLDNLGMPPMTMVFRVSDAAMVDRVRAEDKVRFRVEKVGGVYTVTVLEPAR, encoded by the coding sequence ATGAAGATCCCTCTCGCCCTGTCGGCGATCTGCCTGTCCCTGCTTTCCGCCGCGCCGGCCCGGGCCACATCCGGGCACGACGCGCACCACGCGGCCACGCCCCCCGCCGCCGCCGCGGCCGCACTCTCGGAGGGAACGGTGAAGAAGGTGGACAAGGCCGCGGGCAAGCTGACCATCGCCCATGGCCCGCTCGACAACCTGGGCATGCCGCCGATGACGATGGTGTTCCGCGTGAGCGATGCGGCGATGGTCGACAGGGTCAGGGCGGAGGACAAGGTCCGCTTCAGGGTCGAGAAGGTGGGTGGCGTCTATACCGTGACGGTGCTGGAACCGGCGCGGTAG